The nucleotide sequence GACATGCCCGTGGTGCAGCATATGGCCGGCCTTGGCAATGCGGACGACGCGAATCGCCGGCGCATCGCGCGCCAAAACCTCGCCGTGGATCGCCGCCGGCACGGTGGCGTCGGCCTCGCCCACCACCAGCACGGTCGGCACCGCCAACGCGGCATAACGCGGCGCCTGGGCCGCCAGCTCGCCGCGCAGCAGCTTGAAATCCTGCATGGTGTCGCGGAAACGGTCGGGAGTCATGGCCAAGGCCAGGGCGCTGGTGCCGAGATAGCCGGGCGGCAGCGGCTCGGGCGCGAACATCCGCGCCGTCGCCGTCTCCAGCGCTGCCAGGCTGAGGGGCGTCGCCAGGGTGTGGGTGAACAGCGGCCCGGTCAGCAGCACCTCGGCAGCGGCCTGGAACCACTTGAGCCCGCCCGGGCGGGGGTGAGTCGCCGGGTTGATCAGCGCCAGCCCCGCGACCTCGCCGGGGTAGTCCAGCGCATAGCGCAGCGCCACCGAGCCGCCGAACGAGTGGCCGACCACGATCAGCCGCCGGGCGCCGACCGCGCGCACCGCGCCGCGAATCAGTTCGGCCTGGCGGCCGAGCGCGGCGTCGCCGTCGCCGCCCAGCCGGCGGCTCCAGCCTGAGCCCGGCCGGTCGGCGATCAGCACCGGCAGGCGCGCCGCCAGCCGCTGGCCGAGCGGCCTCAGGTCGGCGCCACAGCCGGGGGCGCCATGCAGCAGCAGCACCGCCGGCCGGTCGGCCGCCGCCGGGTCGGCGCCGAGCCGAACGAGGTGGATGGCGCCGCCATCGACCGCGACCACATCGCCGGCGGGCGGGAAGCGGGTTTCGAGCCGCGCGGTCTGCGCCCGGGTGAGCGCAGCGGCGGCGCCGAGGGCGAGCGCGCCGGCA is from Blastochloris viridis and encodes:
- a CDS encoding alpha/beta fold hydrolase encodes the protein MLLALVILVLAGALALGAAAALTRAQTARLETRFPPAGDVVAVDGGAIHLVRLGADPAAADRPAVLLLHGAPGCGADLRPLGQRLAARLPVLIADRPGSGWSRRLGGDGDAALGRQAELIRGAVRAVGARRLIVVGHSFGGSVALRYALDYPGEVAGLALINPATHPRPGGLKWFQAAAEVLLTGPLFTHTLATPLSLAALETATARMFAPEPLPPGYLGTSALALAMTPDRFRDTMQDFKLLRGELAAQAPRYAALAVPTVLVVGEADATVPAAIHGEVLARDAPAIRVVRIAKAGHMLHHGHVDRVAEEVARLAEAAPALSSAVGSGL